GTTTTTCGCCTTTCTCGGACCGAGCGGGTGCGGCAAGACGACGACGCTGCGCGTCATCGCGGGACTCGAAGCCCCGGACGAAGGCCGCGTGTTGTTCGACGATCGCGACGTCACGGACCTGCCGCCCGAACGCCG
Above is a window of Candidatus Hydrogenedentota bacterium DNA encoding:
- a CDS encoding ATP-binding cassette domain-containing protein encodes the protein MSAVRCDRITKVYPEGGGICAFECAIADGEFFAFLGPSGCGKTTTLRVIAGLEAPDEGRVLFDDRDVTDLPPERR